The Cannabis sativa cultivar Pink pepper isolate KNU-18-1 chromosome 8, ASM2916894v1, whole genome shotgun sequence genomic interval CTTCTCAACCCCAGCCCCCCCATTGACTTTGGAGTACATATCTTATCCCAGGCTCTATACGCCATATATCTATCCTTTTCTACACTTCCTTTCCACCAATACTTCCTCATTAATGAATCTAAGCCTCGACAAGTGGATATAGGAACCTTCTGAGTGGACATGGCATAGATCGGGATCGAGGCCGCAACTGACTTGATGAGACTTAACCTCCCAGCATAGGATAGCGATTTCATCTTCCAACCCTCCAGCTTTGACCTCATGCTATCCTTAAGCCTATTGTAATCTTCTACTTTTTTCCTTTTGAAAATGAATGGATTTCCCAAATGTTTCTCTTCTCCACTGACTTGATTAATATTAAGGATGTTGAGGATATTGTTTTTCAAGCCAGCATTGGTATTCTTTGAGAACAGAATCCCAGACTTTGGTTTGCTACATGTCTGTCCCGACCAACTCTCATAATCGGATAGGTACTTGAGAAGGTTCCTTGCATTTGCTTCATTTGCTCGAGCGAAAAGGATAGTATCGTCTGCAAACATTAGATGAGAAACCGAGGGGCAAGACTGAGCAATCTTAATTCCATGTATGCAACCTTCCTCTTCCGCCTGAGAAATAACTTTAGATAGCACGTCTTGACAAAGGAGAAACAGGAACGGTGAAATCGGATCCCCTTGTCTCAACCCTCGTTGAGGATACAACTTCTTCAGAGGACAACCATTCAGTAGAACAGAGTAAGAGACACTAAGCCATCAGAAGCCGAATACTCTTGCCATAAAACCCATTCTTCCTAAGTACTTTTTCGATGAAGCTCCATTCCATCTTGTCATATGCTTTGTGCATATCCAGCTTTATTGCCATAAGACCTCCCCTACCcctttttgatttaattttatgGACTAGCTCTTGGGTAAGGATTGAGGACTCGGCAATCCATCTACCTGGAATGAAAGCCGATTGGAACGGGGATACCAACTCCTCCATGAAAGGTCTCAGCCTATTTGAAAGAATCTTTGCAATTACCTTATAAGAAAAGTTGCATAAGCTAATTGGGCGATATTGATCAACTCCCAACGCAAATTCAACTTTTGGAATAAGACACACAAAGGTATTATTGATTCTTGGATCAATCACCCCTGTTTCGAAGGCTTCTTGAACCAAGGAGCAAAGACATGGGCCGACAATGTCCCAAAATTTCCTGAAAAAACATCCCGGAAATCCATCCGGACCCGGGGCTTTGAGAGGGTGAAGGCTGAAGACTGCACTTTTAATCTCCTCGACACTAGGAGTTCTTGACATTTCCTCATTATCTGAGTGGGATATGCTCTTCACCTCTAGATTTTCCAACTTATCATCGAATACCGGTCTCATAGAAGTATACAGTTCTGTGAAATGAGCATTTATGACCCTGCCAATATTCTTCTTGTCCTTCCAAATTCTTCCCTCTTTATCTTTGATGGCCCAAATgctattccttcttcttctgatGTTAGTCGCAGTATGGAAAAATTTTGTATTCCGATCTCCCAAAGCTAGCCAAGTTTCTCTTGACCGTTGTCTCCACATGCTTTCTTGCTTCGACCACGAGATTATCAATTGATCTTGAATGAGAGCTTCTTCTCTTTTCAGGTCAGCCGAGATGGGCTGTTGTTGGATCCAATCTAACCTTTTTTCCATTGCTTTGATGTCTGTGTCTGTTACTCCTTGAAGCTTTTTCTTCCACCCTTGGAGCGCTTTCCTCGTATTACTGACATTTCGAACTAGAGCTGTTGTGGCTTCAGTGCTTAGGCAGCACCAAGCCCTTGCAATTTCTTCCCTACACGAACTTTCCCAGGTCCAAGCTTCATAAAATCGGAAGGGAATGAAACCTTTGGAAGCAAACAAGTGAGTATCCAGTATGATAGGAGCATGGTCCGAAATAGTGATAGGCAGGTTAAGAACCCCAGAGTAATCATAATTATTCATCCAATCTCCCGAA includes:
- the LOC133030504 gene encoding uncharacterized protein LOC133030504, yielding MTDLRWLRNFQDNTGCVDLRFIGNKFTWQNKRFSGGLIMERLDRVLCSGDWMNNYDYSGVLNLPITISDHAPIILDTHLFASKGFIPFRFYEAWTWESSCREEIARAWCCLSTEATTALVRNVSNTRKALQGWKKKLQGVTDTDIKAMEKRLDWIQQQPISADLKREEALIQDQLIISWSKQESMWRQRSRETWLALGDRNTKFFHTATNIRRRRNSIWAIKDKEGRIWKDKKNIGRVINAHFTELYTSMRPVFDDKLENLEVKSISHSDNEEMSRTPSVEEIKSAVFSLHPLKAPGPDGFPGCFFRKFWDIVGPCLCSLVQEAFETGVIDPRINNTFVCLIPKVEFALGVDQYRPISLCNFSYKVIAKILSNRLRPFMEELVSPFQSAFIPGRWIAESSILTQELVHKIKSKRGRGGLMAIKLDMHKAYDKMEWSFIEKKLYPQRGLRQGDPISPFLFLLCQDVLSKVISQAEEEGCIHGIKIAQSCPSVSHLMFADDTILFARANEANARNLLKYLSDYESWSGQTCSKPKSGILFSKNTNAGLKNNILNILNINQVSGEEKHLGNPFIFKRKKVEDYNRLKDSMRSKLEGWKMKSLSYAGRLSLIKSVAASIPIYAMSTQKVPISTCRGLDSLMRKYWWKGSVEKDRYMAYRAWDKICTPKSMGGLGLRRCEDMNRALMTKLAWCLGSKMERPWVTCLLEKYCKHDSFWCVNQKSNDSPLWKSVLGSREVLLQGSMATAASGESINFWKQPWIPWMEYREFHDLMQLLGERRYTIKTIADVSLGNRWNEEMIIQIFGHELGEQILKIPRIPSPSSDQIFWKENRNGKFSIKSAYVVDQKWRFEPVQRIWKWIWDGRIHPRISIFLWRILNEAISTKNKLPFVPIKDCSLCGKDGESSLHLFRSCSFTKAMWMGSQYPLRIDNIPGDSMVIFLKNLISVIPDSRRIEFVFFFGCLCNEIWNERNASCIRNATGNPTQALWNVGKALTDFKVLEVDSAKDSLVSTPSLETTDYPDAPTYICHEQVDYVIFTDASWDKGETGIAAIIINMTEGNWLVKAKKTTASCSLEAEFKAIKMALQWAFAEKKMKVLILSDSKIAVNSLSANEGCPDWKCASLFFSVINLSRKLLVSKFIFINRSLNVVADGVSKNARLSSFLDVLYQGEGMPPVVPITFFF